In a genomic window of Sulfuriferula nivalis:
- a CDS encoding HIT family protein — MTICIFCEIINKRYESSIIYEDDLSIGFMTLEPVNPGHVLLMPKAHYEDIFVAPQDEISRLIPIANSIALSLKKIFQPPKIGMVTASIVVPHAHWHITPIYSPEDITCRAEFEGTMQAASRSELNAIAKNIREVMLSV, encoded by the coding sequence ATGACCATTTGCATTTTCTGCGAAATTATTAACAAAAGATATGAGTCGTCGATCATCTATGAGGATGACCTGTCCATCGGCTTTATGACTTTAGAGCCTGTAAATCCAGGGCATGTACTATTGATGCCCAAGGCCCACTATGAAGACATTTTTGTTGCCCCGCAGGATGAGATTAGCCGCCTAATCCCAATTGCAAATTCGATCGCACTTAGTTTGAAGAAAATATTCCAACCCCCAAAGATTGGGATGGTGACTGCTAGTATCGTTGTCCCGCATGCACATTGGCATATCACGCCCATATATAGTCCGGAGGACATAACCTGCCGTGCGGAGTTTGAAGGCACAATGCAAGCCGCCAGTCGATCAGAGCTTAATGCCATTGCAAAAAATATTCGAGAGGTCATGCTCTCTGTTTAG
- a CDS encoding IS91 family transposase → MIRLAHIVATYAAKLLAQHGHHLLPSQQAALTAFQTCRSQMSPRMQLACDDCQTPSYLPHSCGHRHCPHCQAHESQRWIDQQLHKSIPANYFMLTFTVPAQLRTLAWQHQRVMYDLITRCAWETVNTFSQNDNKLRGSAGAVTVLHTHNRRLDYHPHVHLVMPAVAFNPKQRRMRHKHGNYLFNHKALAKVFRAKLLAGIRQAGLTLPNDYPTDWVVDCKAVGTGQHALIYLGRYLYRGVIQEKDILSDRHGQVTFRYRNSQTKQMETRTLSGVAFLRLILQHILPKGYRRARNFGYLHPNSKLLTQLQLTHLWRRNNPPPAQPRPAIRCQCCGGVMKIVRTRIKAIPLATSAPSIKREHRADDTGWETMR, encoded by the coding sequence ATGATCAGACTGGCGCACATCGTAGCAACCTACGCAGCTAAACTGCTTGCACAACACGGTCATCACCTATTGCCCAGCCAGCAAGCTGCCTTAACCGCCTTTCAAACCTGCCGTAGCCAGATGAGCCCGAGGATGCAACTTGCCTGTGATGATTGTCAAACACCCAGCTACCTGCCACATTCCTGCGGTCATCGGCATTGCCCGCATTGCCAGGCGCACGAATCACAGCGCTGGATAGACCAGCAATTACACAAATCCATCCCCGCCAACTACTTCATGCTCACCTTCACCGTGCCCGCCCAGTTGCGCACACTGGCCTGGCAACATCAGCGCGTCATGTATGACTTGATCACACGCTGCGCGTGGGAAACAGTCAACACCTTCAGCCAAAACGACAACAAGCTGCGCGGCAGCGCAGGGGCGGTGACTGTACTGCATACCCATAACCGCCGACTGGACTATCACCCCCATGTGCATCTCGTCATGCCCGCTGTCGCCTTTAACCCCAAACAGCGACGCATGCGTCATAAACACGGCAACTACCTGTTTAACCACAAAGCCCTGGCCAAAGTATTTCGTGCCAAATTACTGGCAGGCATCAGACAAGCAGGACTCACCCTGCCAAACGATTACCCGACCGATTGGGTGGTGGATTGCAAAGCCGTCGGCACTGGACAGCACGCTCTGATCTACCTTGGGCGCTATCTGTATCGGGGGGTGATACAGGAGAAAGACATCCTCTCCGACCGGCATGGTCAGGTCACCTTCCGTTACCGGAACAGCCAAACCAAACAAATGGAAACCCGTACCTTGAGTGGTGTAGCCTTCCTGCGACTGATACTGCAACACATTCTGCCCAAAGGCTACCGCCGCGCCCGCAACTTTGGCTACCTGCATCCCAATAGCAAACTACTCACCCAGCTACAGCTGACCCACCTATGGCGACGGAACAATCCGCCGCCAGCGCAACCCAGACCAGCGATACGTTGCCAATGTTGCGGTGGGGTGATGAAGATAGTGCGCACACGTATCAAAGCGATACCGCTAGCCACATCAGCCCCATCTATAAAACGGGAACACAGAGCAGATGACACAGGGTGGGAGACCATGCGCTAA
- a CDS encoding ankyrin repeat domain-containing protein translates to MTLSPTLTAWLTAQGFPADNLNVTIHNNTTPLMQAARLGDLAIAAELIQSGVELNATNNDGNNALWLACFNGDPQVIELLINSGINLNNQNDNGSTCLMYASSASKTAVVEQLLQAGADTKLKSLDDFTALDVVGNLECLMMLRRA, encoded by the coding sequence ATGACCCTATCGCCCACACTCACTGCCTGGCTGACAGCACAAGGCTTTCCGGCAGACAATCTCAATGTAACCATCCACAACAACACCACCCCGCTGATGCAAGCCGCCCGACTAGGCGATCTCGCCATCGCCGCCGAGTTAATTCAAAGCGGCGTAGAACTCAACGCCACCAACAACGACGGCAATAACGCGCTGTGGCTGGCATGCTTCAACGGCGACCCGCAAGTCATAGAGCTGTTAATCAATAGTGGTATCAACTTGAACAACCAGAACGACAACGGCAGCACCTGCCTGATGTACGCCTCCTCTGCCAGCAAAACCGCTGTGGTAGAGCAACTGCTACAAGCTGGGGCAGATACCAAGCTTAAATCGCTGGATGATTTTACGGCACTGGATGTGGTGGGGAATTTGGAGTGTTTGATGATGTTGCGGCGGGCTTAA
- a CDS encoding SagB family peptide dehydrogenase, with amino-acid sequence MTLTPDENNRTQPASGAVSPQLVQVIAYHQRTKHRLERYAAGPETLDWSAQPNPFREFSGAPRVMLPLVADQLTASFAALHIPGAIAPQPFTLDHVAAMLELAFGLSAWKEYGPDRWAVRCNPSSGNLHPTEAYIISRDIPDLDDGVYHYLSRDHTLEQRCHIAAAPVNQPGLLVGISSITWREAWKYGERAFRYCQLDTGHAIGALRYAAATLGWHVRIADTVSHHQLTQWLGLDRDADFTHAEREEAELLLEITAAPDTEATIDWLLAATRNNWCGQANILDHHPMYRWPVIAEVAAASRKSVTLPSTYRPTMSAAKSSCTITAATLIRQRRSAQHFEPRYVQDVDSFYTMLAALLPDSGTPWDVWNETPRVHPVLFVHRIDGLAPGIYALPRSTKAQAQMQATMRADFLWQKPAGCPEQLPLYLLEVANLGKALKAISCHQAIATDSTFTLAMLAEFDATLQDASWRYRQLYWEAGLLGQVLYLQAEAATLRGTGIGCYFDDTCHDLLGLQDTTFQSMYHFTVGYPLTDHRIASLPPYPRT; translated from the coding sequence ATGACGCTTACCCCTGACGAAAACAACCGCACCCAGCCTGCATCGGGTGCGGTTTCGCCACAGCTGGTGCAAGTCATCGCCTATCACCAACGTACCAAACACCGTCTGGAACGCTATGCCGCCGGCCCGGAAACTCTGGACTGGAGCGCGCAACCTAACCCATTCCGTGAATTCAGCGGCGCACCGCGTGTCATGCTGCCACTGGTCGCAGACCAGTTAACCGCCAGCTTCGCCGCATTGCATATACCCGGCGCTATTGCCCCACAGCCATTCACACTGGATCACGTCGCCGCCATGCTGGAGCTGGCATTCGGTTTGTCCGCATGGAAAGAATACGGTCCAGATCGCTGGGCCGTGCGCTGCAACCCATCCAGCGGCAACCTGCACCCGACCGAAGCCTATATCATCAGCCGCGACATCCCCGATCTGGATGACGGCGTTTATCACTACCTGAGCCGCGACCACACGCTGGAACAGCGCTGCCACATCGCCGCCGCACCTGTTAATCAACCCGGCCTGCTAGTCGGCATATCGTCGATCACCTGGCGTGAAGCATGGAAATATGGCGAACGTGCTTTCCGCTACTGTCAGCTCGATACCGGCCACGCCATCGGCGCACTGCGCTATGCCGCTGCTACACTGGGCTGGCATGTGCGTATTGCGGATACCGTCAGCCACCACCAACTCACGCAATGGCTGGGGCTAGATAGAGATGCCGACTTTACCCACGCCGAGCGCGAAGAAGCTGAGCTGCTGCTGGAAATCACCGCGGCACCAGATACGGAAGCAACCATAGACTGGCTGCTGGCAGCAACGCGAAACAACTGGTGCGGACAGGCCAACATACTCGACCATCACCCCATGTACCGCTGGCCGGTCATAGCCGAAGTAGCCGCAGCCAGCCGCAAATCGGTAACGCTACCATCAACATATCGTCCGACCATGTCCGCTGCGAAATCGTCCTGTACCATAACAGCAGCTACCCTGATCCGTCAGCGCCGCAGTGCCCAGCACTTCGAACCCCGCTACGTGCAGGATGTCGACAGTTTTTACACCATGCTGGCAGCGCTGCTACCCGACTCCGGCACGCCCTGGGATGTATGGAACGAAACACCGCGCGTGCATCCGGTATTGTTCGTCCACCGCATCGACGGCCTCGCACCCGGCATCTACGCGCTGCCACGCAGCACCAAGGCTCAAGCGCAAATGCAGGCCACGATGCGTGCCGATTTTCTCTGGCAAAAACCCGCAGGCTGCCCCGAACAACTCCCGTTATACCTGCTAGAGGTTGCCAATCTGGGCAAAGCACTGAAAGCCATCAGCTGCCATCAGGCCATCGCCACCGACAGCACCTTCACGCTGGCCATGCTCGCCGAATTCGACGCAACGCTGCAAGACGCTTCCTGGCGCTACCGCCAACTATACTGGGAAGCCGGACTGCTAGGACAAGTGCTATACCTGCAAGCCGAAGCCGCCACCCTGCGCGGCACCGGTATCGGCTGTTACTTCGACGACACCTGCCACGACCTGCTCGGGCTACAAGACACCACATTCCAATCGATGTACCACTTTACCGTAGGCTACCCGCTAACCGACCATCGCATCGCCAGCCTGCCGCCCTATCCCCGCACCTGA
- a CDS encoding response regulator: MQIGVDSQRSIENKRVFVVENDDINSMGLQFMLADENETHVFSNIAAAIDKSKAWPPHLVLLGIGMVRNEGASLISLIKAAMNDVRILLVCDSADDSTVKLALEQGANGTLLTPLRIETVRRKVDSALGRAVPIGIPVVRS, encoded by the coding sequence ATGCAAATCGGAGTAGATAGTCAGCGCTCAATAGAAAACAAGCGCGTATTTGTAGTGGAAAACGATGATATCAATAGCATGGGTCTGCAATTCATGCTGGCTGATGAAAACGAAACCCATGTTTTTTCCAACATCGCTGCCGCTATAGACAAATCCAAGGCATGGCCACCCCATCTGGTGTTATTGGGTATAGGGATGGTACGTAATGAAGGCGCGTCCCTTATCAGTCTGATCAAGGCAGCCATGAATGATGTACGGATATTGCTGGTTTGTGACAGTGCCGACGACAGTACGGTTAAGTTGGCACTTGAACAAGGTGCTAATGGCACACTGCTGACGCCACTCAGGATAGAAACTGTACGACGTAAGGTTGATTCCGCATTGGGACGCGCAGTTCCTATCGGCATCCCGGTAGTACGAAGTTAA
- the nifH gene encoding nitrogenase iron protein, translated as MAALRQIAFYGKGGIGKSTTSQNTLAALSDLGQKILIVGCDPKADSTRLILHAKCQDTILSLAADAGSVEDLELEDVMKVGFKDIRCVESGGPEPGVGCAGRGVITSINFLEEEGAYDGIDYVSYDVLGDVVCGGFAMPIRENKAQEIYIVMSGEMMAMYAANNISKGILKYANSGGVRLGGLICNERQTDKELELAEALAGMLGTKLIHFVPRDNIVQHAELRRMTVIEYAPDSKQANEYRQLADKIHANAGNGTIPTPITMDQLEDLLMEHGLMPTIDESLVGKGAEAAVA; from the coding sequence ATGGCTGCATTAAGACAAATCGCGTTTTATGGTAAAGGTGGTATTGGTAAGTCTACGACTTCACAAAATACCCTAGCCGCACTTTCTGATCTGGGTCAAAAGATCCTTATCGTTGGCTGTGATCCTAAGGCTGACTCAACCCGTCTGATTCTGCACGCTAAGTGTCAGGACACTATTCTTTCATTGGCTGCTGATGCTGGCTCCGTGGAAGACCTGGAACTGGAAGATGTAATGAAGGTTGGTTTCAAAGACATTCGTTGCGTTGAATCTGGTGGTCCTGAGCCTGGTGTTGGTTGTGCTGGTCGCGGTGTTATCACCTCGATCAACTTCCTCGAAGAAGAAGGCGCTTACGACGGTATTGACTACGTTTCTTACGACGTGCTGGGTGACGTGGTATGTGGCGGCTTCGCTATGCCGATTCGTGAAAACAAAGCGCAAGAAATCTACATCGTTATGTCTGGCGAAATGATGGCTATGTACGCTGCCAACAACATTTCTAAAGGTATTTTGAAGTATGCCAACTCGGGTGGTGTGCGTTTAGGTGGCTTGATTTGTAACGAACGTCAAACCGACAAAGAGTTGGAATTAGCTGAAGCATTGGCCGGCATGCTCGGTACCAAGCTGATTCACTTTGTGCCACGCGACAACATCGTTCAACACGCTGAATTGCGTCGTATGACTGTGATCGAGTACGCACCTGACTCTAAACAAGCTAACGAATATCGTCAGCTTGCCGACAAAATCCATGCAAATGCAGGTAACGGGACTATCCCAACACCTATCACTATGGATCAATTAGAAGACTTGTTGATGGAGCATGGTCTCATGCCAACCATTGATGAATCTTTGGTCGGTAAAGGTGCTGAAGCAGCTGTAGCGTAA
- the nifD gene encoding nitrogenase molybdenum-iron protein alpha chain — translation MSLTVEETKVRNKELIDEVLKVYPEKSAKRRAKHLSVHEEGKSDCDVKSNIKSLPGVMTIRGCAYAGSKGVVWGPIKDMIHISHGPVGCGQYSWASRRNYYIGTTGIDSFGTMQFTSDFQEKDIVFGGDKKLEKIMDEIEVLFPLNKGITVQSECPIGLIGDDIEAVSKKKSKEYGGKTIVPVRCEGFRGVSQSLGHHIANDAVRDWVFEKADPEKNKFEATPYDVAIIGDYNIGGDAWSSRILLEEMGLRVIAQWSGDGTIAELENTPKAKLNVLHCYRSMNYISRYMEEKYNIPWVEYNFFGPSKIEASLREIASHFDDKIKEGAERVIAKYKALTDAVIAKYKPRLEGKTVMLFVGGLRPRHVIGAYEDLGMNVVGTGYEFGHNDDYQRTTHYVKDGTLIYDDVTGYEFEKFVEKIQPDLVGSGIKEKYVFQKMGVPFRQMHSWDYSGPYHGYDGFAIFARDMDMAINSPVWALTKAPWKK, via the coding sequence ATGAGCCTCACAGTGGAAGAAACCAAAGTACGCAACAAAGAGCTGATTGACGAAGTTCTCAAGGTTTATCCTGAGAAAAGCGCTAAACGGCGTGCCAAACACCTCAGCGTTCATGAGGAAGGCAAGTCTGATTGCGACGTCAAATCAAATATCAAATCACTACCAGGTGTGATGACCATCCGTGGTTGCGCCTACGCTGGTTCCAAAGGCGTGGTATGGGGTCCGATCAAGGACATGATCCATATCAGTCACGGTCCAGTTGGTTGCGGTCAGTATTCATGGGCTTCACGCCGTAACTACTACATCGGCACAACCGGGATCGATTCTTTCGGCACCATGCAATTCACTTCCGATTTCCAGGAAAAAGACATTGTGTTCGGTGGCGACAAGAAGCTGGAAAAGATCATGGACGAAATCGAAGTCCTGTTCCCGCTCAATAAAGGTATCACCGTACAGTCAGAATGCCCTATCGGTCTGATTGGTGACGATATCGAAGCGGTATCCAAGAAAAAATCCAAGGAATATGGCGGCAAGACTATTGTGCCAGTTCGTTGTGAAGGTTTCCGCGGTGTATCGCAATCACTGGGTCACCATATCGCCAACGACGCAGTTCGTGACTGGGTGTTTGAAAAAGCTGATCCAGAAAAGAACAAGTTTGAAGCTACACCTTATGACGTAGCCATCATTGGTGACTACAACATCGGTGGTGACGCATGGTCTTCACGCATCCTGCTGGAAGAAATGGGCTTGCGCGTAATCGCTCAATGGTCTGGCGACGGCACCATTGCTGAGTTGGAAAACACACCTAAAGCTAAATTGAACGTGCTGCACTGCTACCGTTCGATGAACTACATCTCTCGCTACATGGAAGAGAAGTACAACATACCTTGGGTTGAGTACAACTTCTTCGGTCCGTCGAAAATCGAAGCCAGCTTGCGCGAAATCGCCAGCCACTTCGACGACAAGATCAAGGAAGGCGCAGAACGTGTTATCGCTAAGTACAAAGCGCTGACCGATGCTGTGATCGCCAAGTACAAACCACGCCTGGAAGGCAAAACCGTGATGCTGTTCGTGGGCGGTTTACGTCCTCGGCACGTGATCGGCGCGTATGAAGACTTGGGCATGAACGTGGTAGGTACTGGTTATGAATTCGGTCACAACGACGATTATCAACGTACCACACACTATGTCAAAGACGGCACGCTGATTTACGACGACGTCACTGGCTACGAGTTCGAGAAGTTCGTCGAAAAGATCCAGCCTGACCTGGTTGGTTCCGGCATCAAGGAAAAGTATGTATTCCAGAAGATGGGCGTACCTTTCCGCCAGATGCACTCGTGGGATTACTCCGGTCCTTATCACGGCTACGACGGCTTTGCCATCTTCGCCCGCGACATGGATATGGCGATCAATAGTCCTGTGTGGGCGCTGACCAAGGCGCCTTGGAAAAAGTAA
- the nifK gene encoding nitrogenase molybdenum-iron protein subunit beta has translation MSQNAEKVIDHEMLFREPEYVEMFKNKKENFEFGFPVSKMEEVRDWTKTKEYQDLNFAREGLTVNPAKACQPLGAVFAAVGFAKTLPFVHGSQGCVAYYRSHFSRHFKEPTSCVSSSMTEDAAVFGGLNNMVDGLQNAYNMYKPDMIAVSTTCMAEVIGDDLGSFIRTSKQKGSVAEDYDVPYAHTPAFVGSHITGYDNALKGVLTHFWDGKERTPNESINFIGGFDGNVVGDMPEIRRIFDLFGADYTVVCDPSDVWNTPTDGEFRMYDGGTTKDEVKNALNAKATLSFQGFSTEKTMKYIHEKGQETVSLYHPMGVAGTDKLLMEISRLTGKPIPEALEKERGRLMDAIADSSAHIHGKKFALYGDPDLMLGMTAFLLELGAEPVHVLSTNGDKDWAEKVQALFDASPFGAGCHVYPKKDLWHMRSLLFTEPVDLLIGNTYGKYLERDCGVPLIRMGFPIFDRHHHHRFPIWGYEGSMRVMVAILDEIFEALDANTIDTAKTDYSYDIIR, from the coding sequence ATGAGTCAAAACGCTGAAAAAGTTATCGACCACGAAATGCTGTTCCGCGAGCCGGAATATGTGGAAATGTTCAAGAACAAGAAGGAAAACTTCGAGTTCGGATTCCCCGTGTCGAAAATGGAAGAAGTCCGTGACTGGACTAAAACCAAAGAATATCAGGATCTGAACTTCGCCCGCGAAGGATTGACGGTCAATCCTGCTAAAGCTTGCCAACCACTGGGCGCCGTGTTCGCTGCCGTCGGCTTTGCCAAGACCCTGCCTTTCGTGCACGGTTCGCAAGGTTGCGTGGCTTACTACCGTTCACACTTTTCCCGCCACTTTAAAGAGCCTACCTCTTGCGTATCGTCTTCGATGACTGAAGATGCTGCAGTGTTTGGTGGTCTGAACAACATGGTGGACGGTTTGCAGAATGCTTACAACATGTACAAGCCAGATATGATCGCGGTCAGCACCACATGTATGGCTGAAGTGATCGGTGACGATCTGGGTTCATTTATCCGCACTTCCAAGCAAAAAGGTAGCGTGGCTGAAGATTACGATGTGCCTTACGCACATACTCCAGCTTTCGTCGGCAGCCATATAACTGGTTACGACAATGCCCTAAAAGGCGTGCTGACTCACTTCTGGGATGGCAAGGAACGCACTCCAAATGAATCTATTAACTTCATAGGCGGCTTCGACGGTAATGTGGTTGGTGACATGCCTGAAATTCGTCGCATCTTCGACCTGTTCGGTGCTGACTATACCGTGGTGTGTGATCCTTCTGATGTGTGGAATACCCCTACTGATGGTGAGTTCCGCATGTACGACGGCGGTACCACCAAGGATGAAGTCAAGAATGCATTGAATGCTAAAGCGACCTTGTCATTCCAGGGCTTCTCTACTGAAAAGACCATGAAGTACATCCATGAAAAAGGTCAGGAAACCGTGTCCTTGTACCACCCTATGGGTGTAGCTGGCACTGACAAGTTGTTGATGGAAATCTCCCGTCTGACTGGTAAGCCTATCCCTGAAGCACTGGAAAAAGAACGTGGTCGTCTGATGGATGCCATCGCTGACTCCAGTGCACACATCCATGGCAAGAAATTCGCGCTGTACGGCGATCCTGATCTGATGCTGGGCATGACCGCATTCCTGCTGGAGTTGGGTGCTGAGCCAGTCCATGTGTTGTCTACCAATGGTGATAAAGACTGGGCTGAAAAAGTACAAGCTTTGTTTGATGCTTCACCGTTCGGTGCAGGCTGCCATGTCTATCCGAAGAAGGATCTCTGGCACATGCGTTCGTTACTGTTCACAGAGCCAGTTGACTTGCTGATTGGTAACACCTACGGCAAATATCTGGAACGTGATTGCGGCGTACCGCTGATCCGCATGGGTTTCCCGATTTTCGACCGCCACCATCATCATCGTTTCCCGATCTGGGGCTACGAAGGTTCGATGCGCGTCATGGTTGCGATACTGGATGAAATTTTCGAAGCGCTTGATGCTAATACCATCGACACAGCGAAAACTGACTACAGCTACGACATTATCCGTTAA
- a CDS encoding 2Fe-2S iron-sulfur cluster-binding protein produces the protein MATITFSSPLMEKDLTVYAVAGETAHSVLKLAKKNKIPLPFECEDGECGSCVIKVTSLEDKPRMSQALTEKERHTLVAEGLITKQELKDAEVADMPPAYRLACQFIPRDEDILVRFSGEPGVGIS, from the coding sequence ATGGCCACAATTACTTTTAGTTCTCCCCTGATGGAAAAAGACCTTACGGTTTACGCCGTAGCTGGGGAAACTGCACACAGCGTGCTCAAGCTTGCCAAGAAAAACAAGATACCTTTGCCATTTGAATGTGAAGACGGCGAATGTGGTTCTTGCGTGATCAAGGTGACTTCACTGGAAGATAAGCCACGCATGAGTCAGGCGCTGACTGAAAAAGAGCGTCATACACTGGTAGCAGAAGGTTTGATTACCAAGCAGGAATTGAAGGATGCAGAAGTGGCAGATATGCCGCCTGCTTATCGACTGGCTTGCCAGTTTATCCCTCGCGATGAAGATATTCTGGTGCGCTTTAGCGGCGAACCAGGTGTTGGCATCAGCTAG
- a CDS encoding 2Fe-2S iron-sulfur cluster-binding protein, translating to MGNVSFIGMKLPDRVRVDVHREAGRNLLDVAMEHSIPLPCDCMRGNCGACAVKVASLCGKTNMIRLSDKERYLLLTAGKISQMQYDAASLPDHPPLWRLACEYQVADEKIMVAF from the coding sequence ATGGGAAACGTAAGCTTTATAGGCATGAAATTGCCGGATCGGGTAAGGGTAGATGTGCACCGTGAAGCGGGGCGTAACTTACTTGATGTAGCAATGGAACATAGCATTCCACTTCCTTGTGATTGTATGCGTGGCAATTGCGGCGCATGTGCCGTTAAGGTGGCGTCATTATGTGGCAAAACTAACATGATCCGGCTCAGCGACAAGGAACGTTATCTGTTGCTGACTGCTGGCAAGATTTCCCAGATGCAGTATGACGCAGCATCATTACCAGACCATCCACCGTTGTGGCGACTGGCCTGTGAGTATCAGGTAGCAGACGAAAAAATCATGGTGGCTTTTTAG
- the nifE gene encoding nitrogenase iron-molybdenum cofactor biosynthesis protein NifE, with product MSAKLAVKVQEVLNEPGCDANQGKSEKERKKGCTKQLVPGAAAGGCAFDGAKIALQPLTDVAHLVHGPIACEGNSWDNRSANSSGSTLYRTGFTTDIGELDVIYGGEKRLYRSIKEIIEKYDPPAIFVYQTCVTALIGDDIEAVCKAAAQKFGKPVIPVDAPGFVGNKNLGNKLGGEALLDYVIGTAEPEYTTPYDINIIGEYNLSGELWQIKPLLDELGIRLLACISGDAKYKEVAYSHRAKAAMMVCSKAMINIARKMEERYNIPYFEGSFYGVSDMSDSLRQISGLLVRQGAPAELLDRTEALIKREEARAWERMKSYTPRLQDKRVLLITGGVKSWSVVAALQEVGMDVVGTSTKKSTVEDKEKIKGMMADDAHAVDDMTPRELYKLLKDSRADIMLSGGRSQFLALKAKMPWLDINQERHYAYAGYEGMVELVKQIDKSLYNPVWQQVRIPAPWEV from the coding sequence ATGTCGGCTAAACTTGCGGTGAAAGTACAGGAAGTCCTCAACGAACCCGGTTGCGATGCTAACCAGGGCAAGTCCGAGAAGGAGCGCAAGAAAGGCTGTACCAAGCAGCTGGTGCCAGGTGCAGCAGCGGGTGGCTGCGCATTCGATGGTGCCAAGATTGCCCTGCAACCGCTGACCGACGTAGCCCATCTGGTGCATGGCCCCATTGCCTGCGAAGGCAATTCCTGGGATAACCGCAGCGCCAATTCATCCGGCTCCACGCTCTACCGTACCGGTTTCACCACCGACATTGGCGAACTTGACGTCATCTACGGCGGTGAGAAACGCCTGTATCGCTCTATCAAAGAAATCATCGAAAAATACGATCCGCCTGCTATATTCGTCTACCAGACTTGCGTTACTGCGCTGATCGGCGACGACATCGAGGCAGTATGCAAGGCGGCAGCACAGAAATTTGGCAAGCCGGTTATTCCTGTGGATGCACCCGGTTTCGTCGGTAATAAAAACCTCGGCAACAAACTCGGCGGCGAAGCGCTGCTGGATTATGTCATCGGCACTGCTGAGCCAGAGTACACCACACCTTACGACATTAATATCATCGGCGAATATAACCTGTCCGGCGAGCTGTGGCAGATCAAGCCGCTGTTGGACGAGCTCGGCATCCGCTTGCTGGCTTGTATCAGCGGCGATGCCAAATACAAGGAAGTCGCTTATTCGCATCGCGCCAAGGCAGCGATGATGGTGTGTTCAAAAGCGATGATCAACATCGCGCGCAAGATGGAAGAGCGTTACAACATTCCTTACTTCGAAGGTTCATTCTATGGCGTGTCCGACATGTCGGATTCACTGCGTCAGATTTCCGGCCTGCTGGTGCGCCAGGGTGCGCCAGCTGAATTGCTGGATCGCACCGAAGCGCTGATCAAGCGCGAGGAAGCGCGCGCCTGGGAACGCATGAAATCCTACACGCCGCGTCTGCAGGACAAGCGTGTGCTATTGATTACCGGCGGTGTGAAGTCCTGGTCAGTAGTGGCTGCCTTGCAGGAAGTCGGTATGGACGTGGTCGGTACCAGTACCAAAAAATCCACGGTTGAAGATAAGGAAAAGATCAAGGGCATGATGGCCGACGACGCGCATGCAGTCGACGATATGACGCCCCGTGAGCTGTACAAATTGCTCAAGGACTCACGTGCCGACATTATGCTGTCGGGTGGCCGTTCGCAGTTCCTCGCGCTCAAGGCAAAGATGCCCTGGCTGGACATCAATCAGGAACGTCATTACGCCTACGCTGGTTACGAAGGTATGGTCGAGCTGGTCAAGCAGATTGACAAGTCGTTGTATAACCCGGTCTGGCAGCAAGTGCGCATTCCCGCGCCTTGGGAGGTGTGA